From Camelina sativa cultivar DH55 chromosome 7, Cs, whole genome shotgun sequence, one genomic window encodes:
- the LOC104703735 gene encoding G-type lectin S-receptor-like serine/threonine-protein kinase SD1-29 isoform X2, whose protein sequence is MGMVLFACLLLLIIFPTCGYAAINTTSPLSIGQTLSSPSGFYELGFFSPNNTRNQYVGIWFKKIVPRVVVWVANRDTAVTSSAASLTISINGSLILREGKQEVIWSTGEGFTSKKCHAELLDTGNFVVIDDVSGEKLWQSFENLGNTMLPQSSLMYDIPNGKKRVLTTWKSNSDPSPGEFSLEITPQIPTQGLIRRGSVPYWRCGPWAKTRFSGISGIDASYVSPFSVVQDIGAGTGTFSYSTLRNYNLSYVKLTPDGHMKILWDDGKTWMLHLSLPDNPCDLYGRCGPNGLCVRSNPPKCECVKGFVPKSDEEWRKGNWTSGCVRRTLLSCQADSSLKTKGKDTDIFYRMTDVKTPDLHQFASFLNAEQCYQGCLGNCSCTAFAYISGIGCLVWNGELVDTVQFLTSGETLFIRLASSELAGSSRRKVIVGTTVSLSIFVILVVAAFLLRRYRAKQNDARKKGFEPQDVSGVNFFEMHTIRTATNNFSSSNKLGQGGFGPVYKGKLVDGKEIAVKRLASSSGQGTEEFMNEITLISKLQHRNLVRLLGYCIEGEEKLLIYEFMVNKSLDIFIFDSSLKFELDWPKRFNIIQGIARGLLYLHRDSRLRVIHRDLKVSNILLDEKMNPKISDFGLARMFQGTQYQDNTRRVVGTLGYMSPEYAWAGLFSEKSDIYSFGVLVLMLEIIIGKEISSFSYGKDSKNLLSYAWDSWSETGGVNLLDEDHAGSDSVNPVEAGRCVHIGLLCVQHQAINRPNIKQVMSMLTSTADLPKPTQPMLRKTSLLGS, encoded by the exons ATGGGTATGGTTTTATTTGCTTGCTTGCTCTTACTAATCATATTCCCAACTTGTGGTTATGCAGCTATAAACACAACAAGTCCTTTGTCAATAGGACAAACTCTGAGTTCCCCTAGTGGGTTTTATGAGCTAGGCTTCTTCAGTCCTAATAATACTCGGAATCAGTATGTTGGGATCTGGTTTAAGAAAATTGTTCCTCGGGTTGTTGTGTGGGTTGCTAACAGAGATACGGCGGTTACAAGCTCTGCAGCAAGTCTCACTATCAGCATCAATGGGAGCCTGATCTTGCGTGAGGGGAAACAAGAAGTTATTTGGTCAACAGGAGAAGGTTTCACATCCAAGAAATGTCATGCGGAGTTGTTAGACACCGGAAATTTTGTTGTGATTGATGATGTTTCAGGGGAAAAACTATGGCAAAGTTTTGAGAATCTTGGTAATACTATGCTGCCTCAGTCATCGTTGATGTATGATATTCCTAATGGCAAGAAGCGTGTGTTGACTACATGGAAAAGTAACAGCGATCCGTCTCCTGGGGAGTTCTCACTGGAGATTACACCACAAATCCCCACACAGGGCCTTATAAGAAGAGGCTCAGTACCTTACTGGAGATGTGGTCCGTGGGCGAAAACAAGATTCTCTGGGATATCTGGAATTGATGCATCATATGTAAGTCCATTCAGCGTTGTCCAGGATATAGGAGCTGGCACAGGAACTTTCTCTTATTCCACGTTAAGAAACTATAATCTTTCATATGTTAAATTAACACCAGACGGGCATATGAAGATCCTCTGGGATGATGGAAAAACTTGGATGCTTCACTTGTCTCTCCCAGACAACCCATGTGATCTATATGGTAGATGCGGGCCTAATGGTTTGTGTGTGAGATCTAATCCCCCAAAGTGTGAGTGCGTGAAAGGGTTTGTACCAAAGTCTGATGAGGAGTGGCGAAAAGGAAACTGGACAAGTGGGTGTGTTAGACGTACTCTACTGTCTTGCCAGGCAGACTCTTCtttgaaaacaaaaggaaaggaCACAGATATCTTCTATCGTATGACCGATGTAAAGACTCCGGATCTGCATCAATTTGCAAGCTTTCTCAATGCAGAACAGTGCTACCAGGGTTGTCTAGGCAACTGTTCTTGCACAGCCTTTGCCTATATTAGTGGAATTGGATGCTTGGTTTGGAATGGGGAGCTTGTAGACACAGTACAGTTTTTGACTAGTGGAGAGACTCTCTTCATTCGTCTTGCAAGTTCAGAATTGG CTGGAAGCAGTCGAAGGAAAGTTATTGTAGGTACTACTGTCAGCCTTTCCATTTTCGTGATCTTGGTCGTTGCCGCATTTCTGTTGCGGAGATACAGAGCGAAACAAAATG ATGCACGGAAGAAAGGTTTTGAACCACAAGATGTCTCAGGCGTCAATTTCTTTGAGATGCATACAATACGAACTGCCACCAATAACTTCAGTTCCTCAAATAAACTTGGTCAAGGTGGATTTGGTCCAGTTTACAAG GGAAAGTTGGTAGATGGGAAGGAAATAGCTGTTAAACGTCTTGCTAGTAGCTCCGGTCAGGGTACAGAAGAGTTCATGAATGAAATAACACTGATCTCAAAATTACAACACAGAAACTTGGTTCGGCTTTTGGGATACTGCatcgaaggagaagagaagctaCTGATTTATGAGTTCATGGTGAACAAAAGCCTcgatatatttatatttg ATTCATCTCTAAAGTTCGAGCTTGATTGGCCAAAGAGATTTAATATCATTCAAGGTATTGCTCGTGGACTCCTTTATCTCCACCGTGACTCACGCCTCAGAGTTATTCACCGTGACCTGAAGGTCAGCAACATTCTTCTTGACGAAAAAATGAACCCAAAAATATCGGATTTTGGACTGGCTCGGATGTTTCAGGGAACTCAATATCAAGACAACACTCGCAGAGTTGTAGGAACTCT AGGATATATGTCTCCTGAGTATGCATGGGCAGGGTTGTTCTCTGAGAAGTCCGACATCTATAGTTTCGGAGTTCT AGTTTTGATGCTCGAAATCATCATCGGCAAGGAGATTTCAAGCTTCAGCTATGGCAAAGATAGCAAAAACCTTCTTTCATAT GCATGGGACTCTTGGAGCGAAACTGGGGGAGTGAACCTACTGGATGAAGATCATGCTGGTTCTGATTCAGTTAATCCAGTTGAAGCAGGAAGATGCGTTCATATTGGTCTGCTCTGTGTTCAGCATCAAGCTATTAATAGACCAAACATCAAACAAGTTATGTCAATGCTGACTTCAACAGCGGATCTACCTAAGCCAACACAACCAATGTTGAGGAAAACAAGCCTTCTAGGGAGCTAA
- the LOC104703735 gene encoding G-type lectin S-receptor-like serine/threonine-protein kinase SD1-29 isoform X1, translating to MGMVLFACLLLLIIFPTCGYAAINTTSPLSIGQTLSSPSGFYELGFFSPNNTRNQYVGIWFKKIVPRVVVWVANRDTAVTSSAASLTISINGSLILREGKQEVIWSTGEGFTSKKCHAELLDTGNFVVIDDVSGEKLWQSFENLGNTMLPQSSLMYDIPNGKKRVLTTWKSNSDPSPGEFSLEITPQIPTQGLIRRGSVPYWRCGPWAKTRFSGISGIDASYVSPFSVVQDIGAGTGTFSYSTLRNYNLSYVKLTPDGHMKILWDDGKTWMLHLSLPDNPCDLYGRCGPNGLCVRSNPPKCECVKGFVPKSDEEWRKGNWTSGCVRRTLLSCQADSSLKTKGKDTDIFYRMTDVKTPDLHQFASFLNAEQCYQGCLGNCSCTAFAYISGIGCLVWNGELVDTVQFLTSGETLFIRLASSELAGSSRRKVIVGTTVSLSIFVILVVAAFLLRRYRAKQNDARKKGFEPQDVSGVNFFEMHTIRTATNNFSSSNKLGQGGFGPVYKGKLVDGKEIAVKRLASSSGQGTEEFMNEITLISKLQHRNLVRLLGYCIEGEEKLLIYEFMVNKSLDIFIFDSSLKFELDWPKRFNIIQGIARGLLYLHRDSRLRVIHRDLKVSNILLDEKMNPKISDFGLARMFQGTQYQDNTRRVVGTLGYMSPEYAWAGLFSEKSDIYSFGVLLLEIISGKKISRFIYGDESKGLLAYTWDAWLETGGSNLLDRDLTDTCQAYEVARCVQIGLLCVQHEAVDRPNTLQVLSMITSTTDLPIPKQPIFAVHTLNDLPMLDAQSHDFFSANEITQSMIQGR from the exons ATGGGTATGGTTTTATTTGCTTGCTTGCTCTTACTAATCATATTCCCAACTTGTGGTTATGCAGCTATAAACACAACAAGTCCTTTGTCAATAGGACAAACTCTGAGTTCCCCTAGTGGGTTTTATGAGCTAGGCTTCTTCAGTCCTAATAATACTCGGAATCAGTATGTTGGGATCTGGTTTAAGAAAATTGTTCCTCGGGTTGTTGTGTGGGTTGCTAACAGAGATACGGCGGTTACAAGCTCTGCAGCAAGTCTCACTATCAGCATCAATGGGAGCCTGATCTTGCGTGAGGGGAAACAAGAAGTTATTTGGTCAACAGGAGAAGGTTTCACATCCAAGAAATGTCATGCGGAGTTGTTAGACACCGGAAATTTTGTTGTGATTGATGATGTTTCAGGGGAAAAACTATGGCAAAGTTTTGAGAATCTTGGTAATACTATGCTGCCTCAGTCATCGTTGATGTATGATATTCCTAATGGCAAGAAGCGTGTGTTGACTACATGGAAAAGTAACAGCGATCCGTCTCCTGGGGAGTTCTCACTGGAGATTACACCACAAATCCCCACACAGGGCCTTATAAGAAGAGGCTCAGTACCTTACTGGAGATGTGGTCCGTGGGCGAAAACAAGATTCTCTGGGATATCTGGAATTGATGCATCATATGTAAGTCCATTCAGCGTTGTCCAGGATATAGGAGCTGGCACAGGAACTTTCTCTTATTCCACGTTAAGAAACTATAATCTTTCATATGTTAAATTAACACCAGACGGGCATATGAAGATCCTCTGGGATGATGGAAAAACTTGGATGCTTCACTTGTCTCTCCCAGACAACCCATGTGATCTATATGGTAGATGCGGGCCTAATGGTTTGTGTGTGAGATCTAATCCCCCAAAGTGTGAGTGCGTGAAAGGGTTTGTACCAAAGTCTGATGAGGAGTGGCGAAAAGGAAACTGGACAAGTGGGTGTGTTAGACGTACTCTACTGTCTTGCCAGGCAGACTCTTCtttgaaaacaaaaggaaaggaCACAGATATCTTCTATCGTATGACCGATGTAAAGACTCCGGATCTGCATCAATTTGCAAGCTTTCTCAATGCAGAACAGTGCTACCAGGGTTGTCTAGGCAACTGTTCTTGCACAGCCTTTGCCTATATTAGTGGAATTGGATGCTTGGTTTGGAATGGGGAGCTTGTAGACACAGTACAGTTTTTGACTAGTGGAGAGACTCTCTTCATTCGTCTTGCAAGTTCAGAATTGG CTGGAAGCAGTCGAAGGAAAGTTATTGTAGGTACTACTGTCAGCCTTTCCATTTTCGTGATCTTGGTCGTTGCCGCATTTCTGTTGCGGAGATACAGAGCGAAACAAAATG ATGCACGGAAGAAAGGTTTTGAACCACAAGATGTCTCAGGCGTCAATTTCTTTGAGATGCATACAATACGAACTGCCACCAATAACTTCAGTTCCTCAAATAAACTTGGTCAAGGTGGATTTGGTCCAGTTTACAAG GGAAAGTTGGTAGATGGGAAGGAAATAGCTGTTAAACGTCTTGCTAGTAGCTCCGGTCAGGGTACAGAAGAGTTCATGAATGAAATAACACTGATCTCAAAATTACAACACAGAAACTTGGTTCGGCTTTTGGGATACTGCatcgaaggagaagagaagctaCTGATTTATGAGTTCATGGTGAACAAAAGCCTcgatatatttatatttg ATTCATCTCTAAAGTTCGAGCTTGATTGGCCAAAGAGATTTAATATCATTCAAGGTATTGCTCGTGGACTCCTTTATCTCCACCGTGACTCACGCCTCAGAGTTATTCACCGTGACCTGAAGGTCAGCAACATTCTTCTTGACGAAAAAATGAACCCAAAAATATCGGATTTTGGACTGGCTCGGATGTTTCAGGGAACTCAATATCAAGACAACACTCGCAGAGTTGTAGGAACTCT AGGATATATGTCTCCTGAGTATGCATGGGCAGGGTTGTTCTCTGAGAAGTCCGACATCTATAGTTTCGGAGTTCTGTTGTTAGAAATCATCAGCGGGAAGAAGATCTCAAGATTCATATATGGTGATGAGAGCAAAGGCCTTCTTGCATAT ACGTGGGATGCTTGGCTTGAAACCGGGGGATCAAATCTTCTGGACAGAGATCTTACTGACACATGCCAAGCATATGAAGTGGCGAGATGTGTTCAGATCGGCCTGCTATGTGTGCAACACGAAGCCGTTGACAGGCCAAACACCCTTCAAGTACTATCCATGATTACTTCTACAACAGATCTTCCAATACCAAAGCAGCCGATATTTGCAGTGCATACTCTTAACGATTTGCCAATGTTAGATGCTCAATCTCATGATTTCTTCTCTGCAAATGAGATAACACAATCTATGATCCAAGGACGATAA